taatggaatgttaggaactattaggaaagggatagataataagacagaaaatatcataatgccactttataaatccatgggacacccacaccttgaatactgggtgcagttctggtcaccgcatctcaaaaaagatatatgagaataggaaaaagtacagagaggggcaacaaaaatgattaggaatatggaacagcttccatttaaGGAGAAATTTAAAAGACTGTTCAGCTTCGGAAAGAGATGACtgatgggggatatgatagagatctataaaatcatgaatggtgtagagaaagtgaataaggaaatgttatttacccattcacataacacacaaaccaagGGTCACTCAattaaattaataagcagcaggtttaaaacaaaaggaagtgcttcaTTATATAatgtgcagtcaacctgtggaacacattgccaggagatgttgtgaaggccagaagtataacttttttttaaaaaaagaattacataacttcatggaggataggtccatcaatggctattagccaggagggtgagggacacaaccccatgctctagatGTCCTGAAACCTATGACttacagaagctgggactggctgatagggaatggatcatttgataaattgcccagttctgttacttacctctgaaacatctggcatgggccatggtcagaagacaggatactgagctagatgaaccattggtctgaccgagtatgaccattctgatgttcttatgtcACAGATGCCAAAATGGTTCAGCATGTCAACTCCCTTATACTCACGTGGGTGGAAACTGAACAGGTATTAATGCACCTAATTCCCCCGCAGGTCTCCTCTTTTTGtctgatggaaaaaaaataagGTGCCTACAGCGGTGGCTGCATGAAGGGTCAGGGCTATCCTAGCTAAGAAGTTCCAATTTGCCATCATGCAAAAGCACCTATTTGGGACAAATTGGGAACAAACCTACAATTTGGAAGTACTAGCTGAAGAGGAGCATCATATGGATTTCCGAATTAGTCAGCTATGAGGGCTTTGTCCCTTTTCTAACACTAAAACAAAGTTATGATCTGCCAACCTCAGCGGCGTGGCAGTACTTTCAGTTCAGACATTTGCTAATGTATCAATTTGGTTCAGATGACCTGGACTGCCCGAGGTCCAGAAATACTGGCAAGTACTTAAAAACGCTCCAAAAACTCCTCAGGCCCATGTCCATTATGCATTCTTCGTTAACAAAGAGGAACTCGATTAGTCTAGAGTTCTTTGTGAAAGTGTGGGAAGGCAATTTAACACTGCCCTTAAAAGAACCCCAATGGCAGAGCatattacaaaaaattaaaaatgcttcaGGATTGCAGGCTACCCTTGCTGCAACAAAacaccacaggtttcagagtaacagccgtgttagtctgtattcgcaaaaagaaaaggagtacttgtggcaccttagagactaaccaatttatttgagcataagctttcgtgagctacagctcacttcatcggatgcatactgtggaaagtgtagaagatctttttatatacacacaaagcatgaaaaaatacctcctcccaccccactctcctgctggtaatagcttatctaaagtgaccactctccttacaatgtgtatgataatcaagttgggccatttccagcacaaatccagggtttaacaagaacgtctggggggagggggggtaggaaaaaacaaggggaaataggttaccttgcataatgacttagccactcccagtctctattcaagcctaggttaattgtatcaaatttgcaaatgaattccaattcaacagtttctcgctggagtctggatttgaagttttttttgttgtaatatcacaactttcatgtctgtaatcgcatgactagagagattgaagtgttttccgactggtttatgaatgttataattcttgacatctgatttgtgtccatttattcttttacgtagagactgtccagtttgaccaatgtacatggcagaggggcattgctggcacatgatggcatatatcacattggtggatgtgcaggtgaacgagcctctgatagtgtggctgatgttattaggccctgtgatggtgtcccctgaatagatatgtgggcacagttggcaacgggctttgttgcaaggataggttcctgggttagtgcctatttccccttgttttttcctaccccccctcccccagacgttcttgttaaaccctggatttgtgctggaaatggcccaccttgattatcatacacattgtaaggagagtggtcactttaggtaagctattaccagcaggagagtggggtgggaggaggtattttttcatgctttgtgtgtatataaaaagatcttctacactttccacagtatgcatccgatgaagtgagctgtagctcacgaaagcttatgctcaaataaattggttagtctctaaggtgccacaagtactccttttctttttgcgaaaacaccACAGAGGTTGCAAAAGGCCATATCCCCGGATGTTTGTGGGTGCTGTAACAAAGAAAAAGGAACTCTGATGCATACACAATGGGACTGTCCAAAAGTCAGGCAACTGTGAAAAGAGGCGGCCACAAGCGCTAAAATAATGTCCAGCTTCAGCTGAAAATGATATCCTAGGTTATTTATCTGCTAAGCTCGGTTTAACTGTGCCATAAAGACGTTAGATTTTGAGGGCAGCAGTGATCATCAAatacatgattttacaaaaatggaagaatagGCTTATGCTCAACATAAAGCAGTGGTGTTTGGACCTGTCTGAGTTAGCAGCCAAAGAAAGAATAGCTTATGGCCGTAGACAGCAATTATATTGATTTGAAAAAATGTGGACCCCCCCACCTTTTTGGATAAAAAAGTTGAGATGGCTCAAAGAATGGCAGACCTTCATTCCACCTAATCCCTCCTCTCCTGTGTGCCCTGCCCTCAGCTGgtctgctccttccctctccctatTTATGCTTGGCGTCTcctgtattattattgttacccCCACCCTAACACATTATGTCTATGCAGTATTGTCTGGTCAGATCTTGCAGCTTTGACAGCTTGTAAAACTGTGTAATTCCATCATTCTGTTGGAGATCCCATGAAGCATGTGGTATTTGGAAACATACACTAGCTGTAAGTCATTCCCTTTTAGTCCTTTTCATTgtctgtttctttatgaaaatcagTAAAATAATTAATCATAAAAATTATAACTGCAAAAACTTCAAAGTGGATTTTATGATGGGGCCAAAAGTGTGCCATATATGTCCATGCAGGGTGCAAATGATAGTTCCAAAGAGCACCAAGGGACCATTGCAGCTGTATCCACTGCAACCAGAGGAAACGGCTCAATAAAGCTAAGCATCAGATTTGAAATAGTTACACTCCCTTGAAGTATGGGTGTGAATTCCAGCAGGGTTGAGTCAATCCTTTGTCCTCCTGAGATAAATTGAGCTCCATGCTGGAGTTTTTTTTTATGGAAGTCTTTTGAATAAGGATTTAAAATCTCATGGGCCTGTTTTCAATAGGCATTAGTGAGCCTATTAAATATCACCCAACTGGCCACTGGCCAATATCTCCCACTGTTCTCAAACAGGAACTGAGTTTACAGAACTATCATATCAGCACATATGCTGAAGTGAGTCTGATTTGGTTTATTGTTGGAAATTCCCAACACGATCACTCTAAACCATGGatgccaggtttgtataattcttggtggtgcccagaatgggtccaagcagagccatcccATCCATAGGACAGACCGGGGCAACTGCCCCGGGCCCTGCGCTTTGAGGGGCCCCATGCATCAAGGGGATGTGGGGTCCAGGGTGGCTTGGGGAGTAAGAGGGGGGGCTCATGCTGGCAGCAGCAAGCAACCTGCCCCAGCCCGCCCCGCTCCATCGGCTCCCAGcgtcgctcgggggagggggcggaagccagaaagaggtggggcaggggtggaggcttgggggaatgggggagggtcggaggagcaggggtgggaagagatggggcagggatgggggattGAGGGAAGGGGTAGAATggagccggggcgggggcggagcaggggtgggtagAGGTGGGatggagcagagtggggcaggctggggccaggccctCGCTGACCCCTCAGGCCGCCCAGGACTCAAGTCCTGCTTAAGCATGCGGCCCCTCAAAGCGCGGAgcctggggcagttgccccagtcCATCCTATGGACAGGAGggctctgaaaatataagcccaaacattggtggagccgggcccatgttcctgaatattggtggaccatgggcccatataactcgccaccTGTGCTCTAATCAAAATAACTTTCCCCGTAGGTGAGCCAGGCCCCAAAGGGGATACTGGAGAGGGAGGAGCTCCTGGCACTGAAGGCCCAAGAGGATTTCCAGGAATCCCAGGGATgaaaggggagaagggagaaggTGCTTACATTTACCAATCTGCCTTCAGCGTTGGGCTCACAAGCAGAGCCCCAGTCCCCAACATTCCCATCAGATTCACAAAAATCTTCTACAACGAACAAAATCACTACGATGAAACCACGGGGAAGTTCCACTGCAGCCTCCCAGGCCTGTACTATTTTGCGTACCACCTCACTGTGTATATAACAGATGTGAAAGTCAGTCTGTACAAGAAGGACAAGGCAGTGCTATTCACCTATGATCAGTTCCAGAAAAACAATGTTGACCAAGCTTCTGGGTCTGTTTTGCTTCACCTGAGTGCTGGAGAAGAAGTTTGGCTTCAAGTGtatggagaagaagaaaaagaaaacaatggagTCTATGCTGATAATATCAATGATTCTACTTTCACAGGTTTCCTCCTTTATCCAGACGTGGATCTTCATTAAAGTGAGAATCCAGTACatgagggaggagaggaaggattaGCCAAGGAATTGATTTGGGAACACTCTAGGTTTTCCTAAGCACTATTTCCACATTATGGTTGCTGGAAAACACAGTGTTTTGTAGGGCTTTAGACTAGGTATTATAATCaccatggatgaaatcctggccccattgaaatcaatgggagtttttccattgacttcagtggggccataaTTTCACCCCACATCGCCACTTCTGCCCTCTTTCCAAATTCTGAGCCCAAATATCAATATATTAATGAAAGAAATAGACAGAGCTAACATAGTGCCTAGTCCACTGGGATCCTGTTCCATGACAGAGGCTCCCAAGTGCTAtgataattcaaataataaatataatcatAAATAATACAGCTccttgaaatatttttgaagttcataattttgacaaaaaattatcaaaattttgaatgtcaatgacaaaattcacaatttagagctggctgaaatttttcaaaatgttggtgaatttttcagtcaaaatttcaaatttttaccAAAATAAGGAACAAAGTATTTCATGAAAATTATATGAAACTTGTTCCTGTTTTGCACCCAGCTCCAGTAAACACAACCCACTGGCATTGTAATCCTGCAATTTACTCAGGCCTTCTAACTCCTCCCATTGTTTAGTAACATTATGTctaatttagattgcaagctctgtgGGCAGGTGTTGTGTCTTTTTATTTATCTGTAAAGCATTACATGCACCTATCACACTACATAAAGAACCATAAAAACAACTCAGGGCTATCTTGAATAGTAGATTGTTCCAGAAGCTTCACTTCTTTGGAGACCATATTTCTGTGACTGTTCTAAAATCATGGCATCCCCCTGCAAATCACATACCAGATATTTGGAGAATGGGAGGCACCACCAGGCAGCTGGGCAGGTATTTAAATATAAACACATCTCTAATTAAAACACTGGATCTGCATTGTATTTAAAGATGTAGCAATTCAGCACTCGTGCTGTAATGTGTGTTTGGTTTGACAGTATCTTATAGGTTTAATTTCAGCTGGAGGTCAGGAATGAATTGTTAATTCACCTAGAATCTTCTGTGCCTTCTTCTCTATGAAAAAGCCAGTAGTACCTTCAGTTTAGCAATCACCTTTCCATCCTATAAATATAGATCCATTAATGATTAGAACACCTATCGGGAGATCCTTatctggtgtaaatgagcatagctccattgacatcaatagagcAACACTGATTCACATCAGCCCAGAAACTGGCCCACTTATCTGCAAGACTAGTTCTATGTTGCTATGATTATTAGGATTGGTGATCTTAGTAACATTCCTACCATGAGCTGATCTCTCTCATAGTTTCTTGTTTGATTTTATCTAAAAGAAAATCAGCTTCTCTGATAGATTTAGAGATGAAGAATCCAGTTTTGCTTTGATAGGTTGGTTGTTTTGGTTGGTTCCTAAACTGACACATTACTCTAAATGTAGAATAGTATCACTGCTTCCACTAAAAATTGTTTTCATACCAGTATTTTCTACACTCCAATGAATTAacatattataaataaaaatatttggctCTCTCACTAAATCTCTCtgtggcttttttgttgttgttgtttgttgttattTTGGTCAAGGCTGACAAAGGACTTTTTTTCCTAACATAGATGGGCAGCTCAAAAGCCAGGTGctgagccatttaaaaaaatctaggagGAAAACTGAAGGATTCTTAAGCTGTGTAAAAATAACATAAagaaggtcctcagtccttttTTGATGCACActtgttttccccaggaattgaaatgggggtTCGAATTTCCCGGGGAAGGGGGTATGAGGGCTAAGGGATGAGACCGTGAGGGCAAAGGTCAACTTTATGGCACAAtagtaaaaacagaaaaatatttcatgAGCATTTTATCAGATTtaactcatattttaaaatcacacaaattaaagttggctactcaagccttctatgaagtaCTACACCTATctccttcttggtttcttcttGTAATTTTGCACACCTCTGTTAATGCAATGCAGTACTACCAAATGCAATGCAATACTTCTGGTCCTTCAATTGacatgctcattagttcattcatatgatcaggcagaaggtgacttctttcagaacacaaaaatatcttcaatgatgaaaaagaatgctcagCTGTAGcggttgtgactgggagtagcaagagaagAATTCCTACTTCTTGCATcacaggaaacatagcacaaagatcagGTCGAGCCACTAGTAATGacaaaaaagaagttgaagtcaaattcTAATTCACTCGTCGTGTGACATTCCACTGTGTgctcaaattctctattctgccCTAATCATATGGCAGCCCCATATGCTGGTAGTACCTCCCTCCACTCAACTGTCGACGCTTTATAAGACAGGCATTTGTAAAAGATACAtccagaagttgctgttgtagatttGTGAGTGTTGGTTTAACAAAcgcttcttgtcctcttcacttaaggaatCAATATAAGTTTCTTCAtaagtcaacttctggactgaagtcctTGCTTCTTCCAGTATGTTTTCAATGGATctctctctgattgatccaagtatggcttctattgctggacaaagatctactactatTGTaa
Above is a window of Natator depressus isolate rNatDep1 chromosome 9, rNatDep2.hap1, whole genome shotgun sequence DNA encoding:
- the LOC141994031 gene encoding adiponectin-like isoform X1, producing the protein MTVLSTAFLKGLQQTIQDSKAAEFTMKLVPNLLLCLLLVVKLYHTETADDEEPQPPKGPCANWMGGAPGYPGHNGLPGRDGKDGKDGQKGENGEPGEPGPKGDTGEGGAPGTEGPRGFPGIPGMKGEKGEGAYIYQSAFSVGLTSRAPVPNIPIRFTKIFYNEQNHYDETTGKFHCSLPGLYYFAYHLTVYITDVKVSLYKKDKAVLFTYDQFQKNNVDQASGSVLLHLSAGEEVWLQVYGEEEKENNGVYADNINDSTFTGFLLYPDVDLH
- the LOC141994031 gene encoding adiponectin-like isoform X2 produces the protein MKLVPNLLLCLLLVVKLYHTETADDEEPQPPKGPCANWMGGAPGYPGHNGLPGRDGKDGKDGQKGENGEPGEPGPKGDTGEGGAPGTEGPRGFPGIPGMKGEKGEGAYIYQSAFSVGLTSRAPVPNIPIRFTKIFYNEQNHYDETTGKFHCSLPGLYYFAYHLTVYITDVKVSLYKKDKAVLFTYDQFQKNNVDQASGSVLLHLSAGEEVWLQVYGEEEKENNGVYADNINDSTFTGFLLYPDVDLH